The genomic DNA GGCTGAGGTTATTTATGACCATTGTTAGTATTATTTTTCCATTGATTTTTATGGTGGCTCTAGGTTATGTGTTAACGCGTGCGGGTTTTTTTAATAGAGAACACATTGCGGGGATTAGCAAATTCACTTTTTATGTCAGTATTCCGGCGTTTTTATTCATCAATATGCTGGCAGCACCGTTAGCACAAAGTATTGATCCATTTGCGTTGTTGGCTTTTTATTTACCCGTACTGTTGGTGTTTGCCATAGGCTATCGCATTAATCGCCACTTTAGCCCTGTAGCACTGCAAGGACGTGACGCCAGTGCGGTATTTGCATTAGGTGCCAGTTATTCCAATACTGTGTTGGTCGGCTTGCCGATTATTACCGCAGCATTAGGTGAAGCTATGATAGGGCAGGTATTTATGATCATTACTTTTCATAGCGCCACCTTGTTCGCGCTGACTTTTATCTTAGCTGCACGAGCACAATGCCAAGGGTTTTCATGGCGACGATTCGCTCGTTCCATGGCACTGAATCCGGTGGTGATGAGTATTGGGCTAGGCATTCTAGCGAATGCCTTAAATCTTAACTTGGGGGAGCAGCTTAATGATGGCTTGGCATTATTAGCCAAACCTGCATTAGCATGTGCATTATTTGTTTTAGGCGCTAATTTAAGTTTCTATCGAATAGGTGAGCATTGGCGTTTAGCATTAATGGCAAGCAGCTTAAAAATTATTTTATTGCCAGCGTTAGTGTATATGATGGCGCATTTTGTGTTTCAGCTAGCGGTTCAGAACACTGCGATGTTGGTGTTATTGAGTGCTTCTCCGCTTGGCGTGAACGCTTATCTGATAGCTACAGAACTTAAGCAGCATGAATCAACCTTAGGTAGCACGGTGGTATTATCGACCTTGTTATCAGTGCTTAGTTTTAGTTTATGGCTGACATTATTGCTTTAACTTAATTTTGGAAGCTTATGATAAATGTTAACCAATAAAAAACCAGCAAATTTGCTGGTTTCTTTGCTGCCCATATATTGACTATTCGTCAGCGTGATCACATGTATCAT from Shewanella psychromarinicola includes the following:
- a CDS encoding AEC family transporter; its protein translation is MTIVSIIFPLIFMVALGYVLTRAGFFNREHIAGISKFTFYVSIPAFLFINMLAAPLAQSIDPFALLAFYLPVLLVFAIGYRINRHFSPVALQGRDASAVFALGASYSNTVLVGLPIITAALGEAMIGQVFMIITFHSATLFALTFILAARAQCQGFSWRRFARSMALNPVVMSIGLGILANALNLNLGEQLNDGLALLAKPALACALFVLGANLSFYRIGEHWRLALMASSLKIILLPALVYMMAHFVFQLAVQNTAMLVLLSASPLGVNAYLIATELKQHESTLGSTVVLSTLLSVLSFSLWLTLLL